One genomic window of Phalacrocorax aristotelis chromosome 21, bGulAri2.1, whole genome shotgun sequence includes the following:
- the LOC142067380 gene encoding putative G-protein coupled receptor 25 has translation MAPEELAGSADYDYPPVTNETGNQEVSSGAEVFFTSVFIPILYSFIFVLGLVGNIFVIVLMAKKGGSKRMVDTFVLNLAVADVIFVCTLPFWVVAGARGNRWLLGEGLCKVSSYAIAVNRCSSILFLTALSVERYLVIRKVLDTKVMGSRRHIHVTCGIIWVASLLLGAPSLVYRRLDGDDCWDEDGEDFSLAMVFLTFLLPLGVISFCYCSIYCQLQRHVRLGRGVQRSHRAIVTIVAAFLCSWLPLNACKVLLFFLAKGTLVLSQGQEVALRWVVAGSTCLAFINSCVNPLIYALMDGRCRPRCPFGPHVPGMGPGATAHSSATDSSLLFSGWIWTKTTPGPRHRSGTELQLAPGVPRVHSGVSPSAPSPVSPGAAAIPAVPPSPQL, from the coding sequence ATGGCTCCCGAGGAGCTCGCTGGCTCGGCCGACTACGATTACCCACCGGTGACCAATGAGACGGGGAACCAGGAGGTCTCCTCTGGGGCGGAGgtcttcttcacctctgtcttcatCCCCATCCTTTACTCCTTCATCTTCGTCCTCGGCCTTGTGGGGAACATCTTTGTCATCGTGCTGATGGCCAAGAAAGGTGGGAGCAAGAGGATGGTGGACACCTTCGTGCTGAACCTCGCGGTGGCTGATGTCATCTTTGTCTGTACCTTGCCCTTCTGGGTGGTGGCGGGGGCACGGGGGAACCGCTGGCTGCTCGGTGAAGGGCTCTGCAAGGTGAGCAGCTATGCCATCGCCGTTAACCGCTGCTCCAgcatactcttcctcactgccCTCAGCGTGGAGCGCTACCTGGTCATCAGGAAGGTGCTGGACACCAAGGTGATGGGTTCCCGGAGGCACATCCACGTCACCTGCGGCATCATCTGGGTAGCGTCCCTCCTCctgggtgccccatccctggtgtACCGGCGGCTGGATGGGGACGACTGCTGGGATGAAGATGGAGAGGACTTCAGCCTCGccatggtcttcctcaccttcctcctgcccttggggGTCATCTCCTTCTGCTACTGCTCCATCTACTGCCAGCTCCAGCGCCATGTCCGGCTGGGCAGGGGCGTCCAGCGCTCCCACCGTGCCATCGTCACCATCGTGGCAGCCTTCCTCTGCTCCTGGTTGCCCCTCAATGCCTGCAAGGTGCTGCTCTTCTTCCTCGCCAAGGGGACGCTGGTCCTGTcccaggggcaggaggtggCCCTGAGGTGGGTGGTGGCTGGCAGCACCTGCCTGGCCTTCATTAACAGCTGCGTCAATCCCCTCATCTACGCCCTGATGGACGGGCGCTGCCGTCCCCGATGTCCCTTCGGTCCCCATGTGCCGGGGATGGGGCCCGGCGCGACTGCCCACTCCTCCGCCACCGACTCCAGCCTCCTCTTCAGTGGCTGGATCTGGACCAAGACCACCCCCGGCCCCCGGCACAGGAGCGGGACCGAGCTCCAGCTGGCACCGGGTGTCCCACGGGTCCACTCCGGGGTGAGTCCGTCCGCCCCCTCCCCGGTGTCCCCGGGTGCCGCCGCCATCCCCGCTGTCCCACCCAGTCCCCAGCTGTAA
- the LOC142067381 gene encoding LOW QUALITY PROTEIN: uncharacterized protein LOC142067381 (The sequence of the model RefSeq protein was modified relative to this genomic sequence to represent the inferred CDS: deleted 1 base in 1 codon), translated as MALADRIGATVTITVTSRAHGAITQAQWSRYPARVPAPPAPWGVGTRTTNTGDTGLSQSKKVVPSLVVTPYPSDPVSSDPLPLVAPSPVTPSHAAPFCPPEGDGSDVPPPDTATDGHGGLIQPRKVPNPMRESRSHRQLHRELLFSHSRGILPRHGAELPRELESWRLRQLREDLQGPPSDLEQQLRKCHQRLEEREVAAGLDLDLRPEFLLVRDSLRKMKLMEPSVWQT; from the exons ATGGCTCTTGCTGACAGGATCGGGGCCACCGTCACCATCACCGTCACCAGCAGAGCACACGGGGCGATTACCCAGGCTCAGTGGAGCCGGTACCCAGCCCGTGTCCCTGCGCCCCCGGCCCCATGGGGCGTTGGGACAAGGACCACCAACactggggacacggggctgtcGCAGAGCAAGAAG GTTGTCCCATCCCTCGTGGTGACCCCATACCCCAGTGACCCTGTCTCCAGTGACCCTCTTCCTCTGGTGGCCCCATCCCCAGTGACCCCATCGCATGCTGCTCCCTTCTGCCCCCCAGAGGGTGATGGGAGCGATGTCCCCCCCCCGGACACGGCCACCGACGGCCACGGGGGCCTCATCCAGCCCAGGAAGGTGCCAAACCCAATGCGGGAGTCCCGGAGCCACCGGCAGCTGCACCGGGAGCTGCTCTTCAGCCACAGCAG AGGGATCCTGCCCAGGCACGGGGCTGAGCTCCCACGGGAGCTGGAGAGCTGGCGGCTGAGGCAGCTGAGGGAGGACCTGCAGGGACCCCCTTCCgacctggagcagcagctg aggaaatgCCACCAGAGGCTTGAGGAG CgggaggtggcagcagggctggatcTGGACCTTCGCCCTGAGTTCCTGCTGGTGCGGGACAGCCTGAGGAAGATGAAGCTGATGGAGCCGAGCGTCTGGCAGACGTGA
- the TMEM167B gene encoding protein kish-B — translation MTNVYSLDGLLVFGLLLVCTCAYLQKVPRLKAWLLSEKRGVWGVFYKAAVIGTRLHVAVAVSCVLMAFYVLVVK, via the exons ATGACCAACG TGTACTCGCTGGACGGGCTGCTGGTGTTTGGGCTGCTCCTGGTATGCACCTGCGCCTACCTGCAGAAGGTGCCGCGCCTCAAGGCCTGGCTGCTCTCTGAGAAGCGTGGTGTGTGGGGCGTCTTCTACAAGG CGGCTGTCATAGGCACCCGGCTACACGTGGCTGTCGCTGTCTCCTGCGTCCTCATGGCTTTCTATGTTCTGGTGGTGAAGTGA